One genomic window of Pecten maximus chromosome 3, xPecMax1.1, whole genome shotgun sequence includes the following:
- the LOC117323275 gene encoding cholesterol 24-hydroxylase-like isoform X3 yields the protein MLFSVISLEFIAVFATAILCVIGTAAWYLHQQHLKYDHLPGPPRDSFWSGHIRSIAKVTAAGGIIDDYFIEMSKTHGLVFRLFLWNQVIIVCLDPTCIKDVLVTGNHPKSIRMYSRFHNLFGVRFMGQGVGSLVDSKLWKIQRMQLDQWFKPHLIRHFASEFNEFCDRFVELMETRADGKTETHMLHSFKKLTMHLLYKVAFNVDMGPFSEENHPFVTKMKTALSGVAASLTNPFVAMNPFNWKFCRDVREAIKYIRESARQQMFDRKLARDRGDYIPRDLLEYLIELKEKYPSVINDEILLDNVLTFLLAGQETTANALNFMLFLLGENPECYKKLQREIDEHVGAVSVITLNELEKLSYLDMVLKETLRLYPLNKITSRETKYEFRLGDHLIPANTDMIVSFYATSRLEKNFTEPTKFMPERFQIDSSEKFSKYAYTPFSIGPRICIGKKFAEIEIKITIVKIMQNIDFELVPGQSAELLDTAALRLKSGTMCLLRQRKMESD from the exons ATGTTGTTTAGCGTAATTTCTCTAGAATTCATTGCAGTTTTTGCTACGGCTATCCTGTGTGTTATTGGAACAGCGGCCTGGTATTTACATCAACAACACTTGAAGTATGATCATCTACCTGGACCTCCACGAGACAG TTTTTGGAGTGGACACATTCGTTCTATCGCCAAGGTGACCGCTGCTGGCGGTATCATCGACGACTATTTCATAGAAAT GTCAAAGACGCACGGGCTGGTATTTCGTCTATTTTTGTGGAATCAGGTTATCATCGTTTGTTTAGATCCAACGTGTATCAAG GACGTTCTGGTTACTGGAAACCATCCGAAATCTATACGCATGTACTCAAGATTTCACAACCTTTTTGGCGTAAG ATTTATGGGCCAGGGAGTGGGATCACTGGTTGATAGCAAACTCTGGAAAATACAACGAATGCAACTCGATCAATGGTTCAAACCACA TCTTATTCGGCATTTCGCTTCTGAATTTAATGAGTTTTGCGATAGATTCGTAGAGCTGATGGAAACTCGAGCGGACGGGAAGACAGAGACACACATGCTACATTCATTTAAGAAACTGACGATGCATCTGTTATACAAG GTAGCGTTTAATGTCGATATGGGGCCATTCAGCGAAGAGAACCATCCCTTTGTTACGAAAATGAAGACTGCGTTATCAGGAGTTGCAGCAAGCTTGACAAATCCCTTTGTAGCT atgaaTCCTTTTAATTGGAAGTTTTGTCGGGATGTCCGAGAAGCTATCAAATATATCAGAGAAAGCGCCAGACAACAGATGTTCGATAGGAAACTGGCAAGAGATAGAGGCGACTACATTCCCCGGGATCTCCTGGAATATCTTATTGAACTAAAAG aaaagtaCCCATCGGTCATAAACGACGAAATTTTATTGGATAATGTCTTGACATTCCTACTGGCAG GACAGGAAACAACCGCCAACGCCTTGAATTTCATGCTTTTTCTTCTCGGAGAGAATCCTGAATGTTACAAAAA ACTTCAAAGGGAAATAGATGAGCATGTTGGCGCCGTTTCAGTGATCACCCTGAATGAGCTTGAGAAGCTTTCTTACCTAGATATGGTACTAAAAGAGACACTCCGACTTTACCCCCTGAACAAAATAACATCTCGCGAGACAAAATATGAATTCAGACTCGGCGATCACCTCATTCCAGCCAATACTGACATGATT GTTAGTTTCTATGCAACGTCTAGATTAGAAAAAAATTTCACAGAACCTACCAAGTTTATGCCAGAACGATTTCAAATCGACAGCTCAGAAAA GTTTAGCAAATATGCCTATACGCCATTTTCAATTGGACCGCGTATCTGCATTGGGAAAAAGTTCGCAGAG ATAGAAATAAAAATCACAATTGTCAAGATTATGCAGAATATTGACTTTGAGCTTGTTCCCGGACAAAGTGCTGAACTACTAGACACCGCAGCCTTGCGACTAAAAAGCGGGACCATGTGTCTCTTGCGCCAAAGGAAAATGGAATCCGACTAA